The genomic interval TTTACTCATATACAAAAAGTTGGGGAGGATAAAATGAAAATGATTTACCAATATGGGCTTCAAAAGGAAGGCACAGATACCGTTAAAATAATCAATACCAAATGGAATTTATAAATATCCTAGATGTCGACATAGTCGAATCTAATTTGACCGTTGCTCAAGTCAACAGAGAAAATCATGAACTGACTTCAGAAAATAAAATGCAACTATTTTTTCTTATTGCATTAGTTTGCATCATTCTAATTATTGCATATCTGAATTTGAAAGAGAAGTAGGGACTTATTAAATCCCTTTTACTTACTCCGCTTCTGAAATTTCTTCATACTTCTTCTCCACAATATCTCCACTTTCTGTTTTAATCAAACATACTTTATCGTCTTTCAACGAAGTAATTGTCCCTTTTTTGTATGAACCAGCTGATTTCCAAATAACCAATTCGCCAACTTCAAATCCTTTGTAGGAAACATTACCCGCATTGCCCCATACATCACCTTCAACGGCTAAGTATTCTTTGTTGAATTTATGAATAGTATAAACTTTTACATTCATCACAAATTCACCTCCAGGAACCTTTTTGACTGTTTGATCTATTGCATCTTCAATAGATTTTGCTCTAGATTTTTTGAGTTCTCTTTTACTTCCACCCGAATAGGTTGAAATTAGAGAATAGTCGAGATTTGGATCAATATTCCTAGTTGAAATCATATTGACTTTTCCAATTTGTTTTACGGATGTGCAGGAAGTAACAGAAGCTCCAACAAGAAATACAATTATTAATCTTTTCATAATTTTTATGATTTTGGTTGCTCAAAAATACAATTAGTTTTCAATTTGAGAAATAATAATTCTCATAAAGAGAAATAATTACGCTCTAATATTCGATGCTTCATTCTTGTAATTTGATGAATATTGCTTTGTCATGACAGTGCATATTGGAAGTATTATAAAAGAAGCCGTAAATAAGAGTGGTTTGTCTGTAACAGAGTTTGCAGGACATATAAACTACTCTAGAAGGAATGTTTATGAAATATTCGAGAAAGAGACTATTGATACAGGAGTATTATTAAAAATCAATAAAGTATTGGGTCAAAATTTGTTCTTTGCTTATCTTGATTCTTCTGATTTAGAAAAAATCAAAAATGATGTTCCAACATCTGACCAATTGAAGGAAATGATTGATGCACTTAAGCTTGAAGTAGATCGATTGAAGAAACTTTAATAAATAAGCTTATTAAAGCGCTTTAATGTGTATTAATACGGATTCATTTGGTTTCGATCTGGCATTAATTTGACTAAAGCAATTAGCTAGATCAACTTCTTTCCTATTTTTAGAAAAATAACCACCAATGCACCACTTAAAAAGAAAATACCATCCAATGATACTTTTGATGTATCACAGTAATATGTTATCTCCCGAACAAATTATTCAAATTCCTAGAACTACAAGAAATGATTGGAATACTTTTCTACATCAAGATTATTTTGGTTATGAAATGGCCAAGGAATACATTGCCGACTTTGATTGCATAAAAGAGGTCTTGAGGAATAAACATTTGAGAAAAGGAATGAAGATAATGTGCACGATCAGCAACGGATATAAAGGCATTATTGCATGTATTGAAGGGAATAAAAAACTACTCCGAGAAAATGCTAATCAAATTACATCTTCAATCGAAAAATTGGCTAAACAGGCAAAGCTTTCTTTGACTAAAGCTAGTCATTTGATTGGTGTGAATACAAGTTGGTATTATCGCCATAGAACTAAAAAGATCTGTAGAAAAAGTAATCTGGGTAAATGTTACAAACAATATCCTAATCAGTTATCCATTGAGGAAGTATTGACCATAGAAAAAATCATTTCGATTCCTGAAAACAAATCGAAAACATTGACTACTCTTTTCTACGATTCCATGCGAAAAGGATTACTTAGTTGCGGACGTTCCACTTTTTCGAAATATGCAAAGATGATTGGCTATAAAAAATTTCGAAAAATAAAAGCTATTATAGACCAAAAGGATTCCGTGCAACAAGACCTTTTGAATGGCTTCATGTAGATGTAACTCATATTCCAACAATTTCTAGCGGTATTCAGTATGTTGCATTCATAAAGGATAATTTTTCAGGTGCTTTACTAGGTTTTCGTTCAACACCAAACAAACCGGATAGTCATTTTATCCGCGATTTATTTATTAAAACCTTTCAGGATTACAATTTACTTGAGTCAAAATACCCAATTAATATACTTTCTGATGGTGGTTCTGAAAACAAAGGA from Fluviicola taffensis DSM 16823 carries:
- a CDS encoding helix-turn-helix domain-containing protein encodes the protein MTVHIGSIIKEAVNKSGLSVTEFAGHINYSRRNVYEIFEKETIDTGVLLKINKVLGQNLFFAYLDSSDLEKIKNDVPTSDQLKEMIDALKLEVDRLKKL